In Acidobacteriota bacterium, a single window of DNA contains:
- a CDS encoding helix-turn-helix domain-containing protein: MESKSRSAPGPPEATTSGAQRVLDAAAELFANEDYASVSISAIAEQAGVSKANIYH; encoded by the coding sequence ATGGAGAGCAAGTCGCGCAGCGCTCCCGGTCCACCGGAGGCGACGACATCTGGCGCCCAGCGGGTGTTGGATGCCGCGGCGGAATTGTTCGCCAACGAGGACTACGCCAGCGTGTCCATCAGTGCGATCGCGGAGCAGGCCGGGGTCAGCAAGGCCAACATTTACCACCA